A part of Ptychodera flava strain L36383 chromosome 11, AS_Pfla_20210202, whole genome shotgun sequence genomic DNA contains:
- the LOC139143396 gene encoding neuronal pentraxin-1-like yields MAPFQVLVFILIICVSKCTHCQSQDGNVLELKTANTNITVSTSVPDLSALTACVWVKSTETEGQATLVSYAVSEKDNEFLIFYNSEAFRIDISGGESPLKRYTLHDGSWHHVCTTWSSSDGRLVFYHNGVTADDRKNVKVGMMVRGGGVLVLGQDQDSVGGGFNDLQAFIGSLTDFNMWLTALNASQIARITADCSIDGDMFTWNVATLQIEGDVTKTSEDGCGE; encoded by the exons ATGGCTCCCTTCCAAGTGCTGGTTTTTATATTGATTATTTGTGTATCGAAGTGCACACACTGTCAAAGTCAAG ATGGAAATGTCCTTGAATTGAAAACTGCAAATACTAACATAACTGTATCTACATCCGTTCCTGATCTGTCTGCTTTAACTGCTTGCGTATGGGTGAAAAGTACAGAGACTGAAGGTCAAGCAACACTGGTATCATATGCTGTTAGTGAAAAAGACAATGAGTTCCTGATTTTCTACAATTCAGAAGCATTCCGAATCGATATCAGTGGTGGAGAATCACCATTGAAGAGATATACGTTACATGATGGCTCATGGCACCATGTTTGTACCACGTGGTCATCAAGTGATGGCAGACTCGTATTTTATCACAATGGAGTTACCGCTGACGATAGGAAGAATGTGAAGGTTGGGATGATGGTACGAGGTGGAGGAGTCCTAGTTCTTGGACAAGATCAGGACAGCGTAGGAGGAGGCTTCAACGATTTGCAAGCTTTCATCGGTAGTTTGACAGACTTCAACATGTGGTTAACAGCACTGAATGCCAGTCAGATTGCTAGGATCACAGCAGATTGTTCCATTGATGGTGATATGTTCACTTGGAATGTTGCTACTCTTCAGATAGAGGGCGACGTCACCAAGACGTCAGAAGATGGATGTGGTGAGTAG
- the LOC139143231 gene encoding galactosylceramide sulfotransferase-like encodes MGVTRKKAFLCIIVITFFVMACYIVMLNGGFVTSATKLSTSFRRFTSDALRNAPRPHGKRRISCTEITQIVFIKTHKTASTTTNSVIQRFGYNRSLAFALPKKGHRFDEQHSFSHRNLQYRRPPSNKSAHFNIIASHMIYNRPELEKVVPNATYITIIRSPVQRFESAFGFFKYANEVGLSESENALEEFMKEPDKHAKKVVGRKRYLLRNGMSVVLGFDHRFHDNDSAINEMIDKLDRELDLVLISDYFDESLVLLKNVLCWKLDDLLYISKIIRSKSKRYPISESVAKKILKWNKADVRLYEHFNQTFWKKVQTYGADFYKDVREYRTRLQEFQEDCGEINPKKVSSGQRVDALVMKADASAQCKLPFFSNGKFNEMLKKEAWKNYKLTKHHKLPK; translated from the exons ATGGGTGTTACAAGAAAGAAGGCTTTCCTCTGCATCATAGTAATAACATTTTTCGTAATGGCTTGCTACATTGTTATGTTGAACGGTGGCTTCGTCACTTCAGCGACGAAGTTGAGCACATCTTTTCGTCG GTTTACCTCGGATGCTTTAAGAAACGCCCCCAGACCCCATGGAAAGAGGAGGATTTCGTGCACAGAAATCACTCAAATAGTATTTATCAAGACTCATAAGACAGCTAGTACTACAACCAATTCTGTCATTCAACGTTTCGGATACAATCGTAGTTTGGCGTTTGCCTTGCCGAAGAAAGGGCATCGCTTCGATGAGCAGCACTCTTTCTCTCATAGAAATCTACAATACCGAAGACCACCAAGTAACAAGAGCGCTCATTTTAACATTATAGCAAGCCATATGATATACAACAGacctgaacttgaaaaagttgttCCTAATGCCACCTATATCACCATAATACGAAGTCCTGTACAGAGGTTTGAATCAGCTTTTGGcttctttaaatatgcaaacgaaGTTGGACTAAGCGAAAGTGAAAACGCTCTCGAGGAATTTATGAAGGAACCTGACAAACATGCCAAGAAAGTAGTAGGACGAAAGAGATATCTTCTAAGGAATGGCATGTCTGTTGTTTTGGGATTTGATCATCGCTTTCATGACAATGATTCGGCAATTAatgaaatgattgacaagttgGACAGGGAACTTGATTTAGTCTTAATATCTGACTATTTCGATGAATCGCTTGTGTTGTTAAAAAACGTTTTATGCTGGAAACTAGATGACCTATTGTACATCAGCAAGATCATAAGATCTAAGAGCAAACGGTATCCGATATCGGAATCGGTTGCTAAAAAGATTTTGAAGTGGAACAAAGCTGACGTCAGGTTGTACGAGCATTTCAATCAAACCTTTTGGAAGAAAGTTCAAACTTACGGTGCAGATTTCTATAAGGATGTGCGTGAGTATCGAACCCGTTTGCAAGAGTTTCAAGAAGATTGTGGCGAAATCAACCCCAAAAAAGTATCATCCGGACAACGTGTAGATGCACTTGTAATGAAGGCGGATGCAAGCGCTCAATGCAAGCTACCGTTCTTTAGTAATGGAAAGTTTAACGAAATGCTAAAGAAGGAGgcttggaaaaattacaaattgacaAAACACCATAAATTACCGAAGTAG